In Dermacentor silvarum isolate Dsil-2018 chromosome 2, BIME_Dsil_1.4, whole genome shotgun sequence, the following proteins share a genomic window:
- the LOC119443071 gene encoding post-GPI attachment to proteins factor 3, whose product MLIRWAGLRRPIGFSFCKVMIGPSQASGITRSVAAVSLAALLLCLFDVVSASTGDQSAEYKSCLRRCRGINCTQEKQTTFRSGQAWYLALLLWDCADECRHECMWHAVDVLQANGKPVPQFHGKWPFRRFYGIQEPASVIFSILNGICHLWMWRKFRRLVPSSAPFYVIWKGQAVLSINAWFWSAVFHARDTPLTEKLDYYCAFSVVLYSLYSLCMRVLGTKNMWLSISVTMPFAAFFVYHIQYLNFVHFDYGYNMKANVITGLLNSIGWLGWCWHHRKRGYVWRGTIVVFMLDALLLLELGDFPPWRFLVDAHALWHLGTAPLPLLWYRFLIDDSLYELHKKQNAGKATNGLRHWFFLGDESIKKTPKDVQGCSEMFTAGQCTSCQSHEEFLMKAKVQVTQNGNIIGEDCQKCV is encoded by the exons ATGCTGATAAGATGGGCAGGACTACGGCGCCCCATCGGTTTCTCGTTTTGTAAAGTGATGATCGGACCCTCGCAAGCAAGCGGCATCACTCGCAGTGTGGCAGCCGTATCCTTGGCTGCGCTGCTTCTCTGCTTGTTCGATGTCGTTTCCGCATCAACGGGGGATCAGAGTGCCGAGTACAAGTCGTGTCTACGACGATGCCGCGGCATCAACTGTACGCAGGAGAAGCAAACCACCTTTCGCTCGGGTCAAGCGTGGTATTTGGCTCTTCTGCTCTGGGACTGCGCTGATGAGTGCCGTCACGAGTGCATGTGGCATGCTGTGGACGTGCTCCAGGCTAACGGCAAGCCCGTGCCCCAGTTTCACGGAAAA TGGCCATTTCGGAGGTTCTACGGCATCCAGGAGCCAGCTTCAGTTATCTTTTCTATCCTGAATGGCATCTGCCACTTGTGGATGTGGCGCAAGTTCAGGAGGCTTGTACCATCTTCAGCTCCCTTTTATGTCATCTGGAAAGGGCAGGCAGTG TTATCGATTAATGCCTGGTTCTGGTCTGCTGTCTTTCATGCTAGGGACACTCCACTTACTGAG AAGCTTGATTACTACTGTGCCTTTTCTGTGGTGCTCTACTCGCTCTACAGTTTATGTATGAG AGTTCTTGGAACAAAAAACATGTGGCTGTCCATCTCGGTGACCATGCCTTTTGCGGCCTTCTTTGTCTACCATATCCAGTACTTAAACTTTGTGCATTTTGACTATGGATACAACATGAAAGCCAATGTGATTACAG GTCTGCTCAACTCAATTGGTTGGCTGGGCTGGTGCTGGCATCATAGGAAGCGCGGCTATGTGTGGAGGGGCACCATTGTTGTGTTCATGCTAGACGCTCTGCTCTTGCTGGAGCTGGGTGACTTCCCTCCGTGGCGTTTCCTGGTTGATGCCCATGCCCTTTGGCATCTGGGCACGGCTCCACTGCCTCTCCTGTGGTACAG GTTTTTGATTGATGACAGCCTCTATGAACTGCACAAGAAGCAAAATGCTGGAAAGGCTACAAATGGGTTGCGTCACTGGTTCTTCCTGGGCGATGAGAGCATAAAGAAAACACCAAAAGATGTTCAAGGTTGCAGTGAAATGTTCACTGCAGGCCAGTGCACATCTTGCCAGAGCCATGaaga